The Oryzias latipes chromosome 1, ASM223467v1 genome contains a region encoding:
- the LOC101158830 gene encoding Kv channel-interacting protein 2: MKSSSQDQSLSESRELDRSYDPLTGNPPSKPQKKSFKQRFLKLLPCCPSDSSTSVNQRSISDEAELSAVCFRPQGLDLLVQQTRFSKKELQVLYRGFKNECPSGIVDEDTFKRIYSQFFPQGDSSMYAHFLFEAFDTHNNGSVSFEDFAVSLSILLRGSITDKLHWAFNLYDLNKDGCITKEEMTDIMFSIYDMMGRCTYPSMKVNAPKEHVDSFFQKMDSNSDGVVTIEEFLDTCQKDENIMRSMHMFDDVI; this comes from the exons GTAACCCTCCATCCAAACCCCAGAAGAAGAGCTTTAAGCAGCGATTCCTCAAACTGCTTCCCTGCTGTCCCTCCGACTCCAGTACTTCAGTAAACCAAA GAAGCATCAGCGACGAGGCGGAGCTGTCCGCCGTGTGCTTCAGGCCACAGGGCCTCGATCTCCTCGTTCAGCAGACCAGGTTCAGCAAGAAGGAGCTGCAGGTTCTCTACAGAGGATTCAAAAAC GAATGTCCGAGCGGCATTGTGGATGAGGACACCTTTAAACGAATCTACTCCCAGTTCTTCCCTCAGGGGG ATTCCAGCATGTAcgctcacttcctgtttgaagctttCGACACACACAACAACGGATCGGTCAGCTTTGAG GACTTTGCTGTGAGTCTGTCCATCCTCCTGAGAGGCTCCATCACTGACAAACTCCATTGGGCCTTTAACCTGTATGACCTCAACAAGGACGGCTGCATCACCAAAgag GAGATGACAGACATAATGTTCTCCATTTACGACATGATGGGGAGGTGCACGTACCCCAGCATGAAGGTCAACGCTCCCAAGGAGCACGTGGACAGCTTCTTCCAG AAAATGGACAGCAACAGCGATGGCGTGGTGACCATCGAGGAGTTCTTGGACACGTGTCAAAAG GATGAGAACATCATGCGCTCCATGCACATGTTTGACGATGTTATCTGA